Proteins encoded together in one Polaribacter reichenbachii window:
- a CDS encoding anthranilate synthase component I family protein, translated as MQRTKQSFTVDNIENFKEQLLLWAQQFETAIWLDSNNYKQQYSSFDCILAVEEFTSIKTDYFNAFDKLEEYQSTTKDYIFGYISYDVKNDVEQLSSNNFDGLDFADLYFFQPQKLFFIKGNTVEFHYLRMVDDEIESDFEAIQKSENLTIKKSENDIKIKLRIHKDEYHQKVNKLLHHIKIGDLYEANFCQEFYAENSTINPLEVYKDLNKISEPPFAVFLKMEHQYLLSASPERYIKKEGNKIISQPIKGTAKRLRSKIDDEKIASDLSRDIKERSENVMIVDLVRNDLSKSAKKGSVKVEELCKVYSFKQVHQMISTVVAEIEETTHPVTILKDTFPMGSMTGAPKFAAMKIIEKLEETKRGLYSGTVGYITPEGDFDFNVVIRSILYNEEKKYISYSVGGAITAKSIPEKEYEECLLKAKAMRYVLLNSK; from the coding sequence ATGCAGAGAACCAAACAATCTTTTACTGTTGATAATATTGAGAATTTTAAAGAACAACTGTTGTTGTGGGCACAACAATTTGAAACTGCAATTTGGTTAGATTCTAACAATTACAAACAACAATATTCTAGCTTTGATTGTATTTTGGCTGTTGAAGAATTTACTTCGATAAAAACCGACTATTTTAATGCTTTTGATAAATTAGAAGAATATCAAAGCACTACAAAAGATTACATATTTGGTTATATTTCTTATGATGTTAAAAATGATGTTGAACAACTTTCTTCTAATAATTTTGATGGTTTAGACTTTGCTGACTTGTATTTTTTTCAGCCTCAAAAATTGTTTTTTATCAAAGGAAATACTGTTGAATTCCATTATTTAAGAATGGTAGATGATGAAATAGAAAGTGATTTTGAAGCGATTCAAAAATCTGAAAATCTAACTATCAAAAAATCTGAAAATGACATTAAAATAAAATTACGAATTCATAAAGACGAATACCATCAAAAAGTAAACAAACTATTACATCATATTAAAATTGGCGATTTATATGAAGCTAACTTTTGCCAAGAATTTTATGCTGAAAACTCAACCATAAATCCTTTAGAAGTTTACAAAGATTTAAATAAAATTTCTGAACCACCATTTGCTGTTTTTCTAAAAATGGAACATCAATATTTATTGTCTGCATCACCAGAAAGATACATTAAAAAAGAAGGCAATAAAATAATTTCTCAGCCTATAAAAGGCACAGCAAAACGTTTACGAAGCAAAATTGATGATGAAAAAATAGCATCAGATTTATCTAGAGACATTAAAGAACGATCAGAAAATGTAATGATTGTAGATTTGGTGAGAAACGATTTATCAAAATCCGCAAAAAAAGGAAGCGTAAAAGTAGAGGAATTATGCAAGGTGTATTCTTTTAAACAAGTGCATCAAATGATATCTACAGTGGTTGCAGAAATTGAGGAAACTACACACCCTGTAACTATTTTAAAAGATACTTTTCCTATGGGAAGTATGACAGGAGCTCCAAAATTTGCTGCAATGAAAATCATAGAAAAATTAGAAGAAACCAAACGTGGTTTGTATTCTGGAACAGTTGGTTACATAACTCCTGAAGGCGATTTCGATTTTAATGTAGTGATTAGAAGTATTTTGTATAACGAAGAAAAAAAGTATATTTCTTATTCTGTTGGCGGTGCAATTACAGCAAAATCAATCCCAGAAAAAGAGTACGAAGAATGTTTACTTAAAGCAAAAGCAATGCGTTATGTATTGTTGAATTCTAAATAA